Genomic DNA from Coffea arabica cultivar ET-39 chromosome 7e, Coffea Arabica ET-39 HiFi, whole genome shotgun sequence:
AGCATCTTCTATTACTTTCGTAAAAATCCCACTTCCCCCAGTTGATGGGCTACCAGAAAATGTGGAGGCCACGGTAGACCTCGGCGGTCTTGATGTTGCCTTTCTCAAGAAAGCCTATGATGGCCTCGAGCCCGATTTGACTCGTTTCTTGGAAGACTCAGCTCCGGACTGGATTATTTACGACTTTGCTCCATACTGGTTACCTCCCATTGCGGCTAAGCTTAATATAGCGAGATCGTTCTTCTCTATTGTTAGCGCCTCAACTGTGGTATTCTTTGGACCCTCTTTTGATGCAATGATCAACGGTACTGATCCCAGAAGTAAGGTGGAGGATTATATAGTTCCGCCGAAGTGGATCCCATTTGAGAGTAAAGTGGCTTATAAGCTGTACGAGAGTAAATGGGTTGTGGGAGCTAGTAATCTAGATGGCTCGGGTGCATCGGATATGTATCGGGTTGGATCGGTTATAAAGGGTGCAGACGTCGTTTTAGTGAGACATTGCCGCGAGTTTGAAGGCCAGTGGTTAAATTTGCTTGAAAATTTGCAACAACGGCCTGTGATGCCGCTGGGATTGATGCCGCCCAAGGTGGAAAAAAGCGGCCTTGAAAGCAACGAGTCATGGATTGCAATCAAGAAATGGTTGGATGGTCAAGGTAAAGGCTCGGTGGTTTATGTGGCGTTTGGGAGCGAGGTGTCAATGAGTCAACTGGAACTCGGTGAGTTAGCCCTCGGGCTGGAGTTATCCGGGGTGCCATTTTTCTGGGCTCTAAGGAATCCATCTGGGCTGCCAGAGGGGTTCGAGGATAGAGTCGAGGGAAGGGGTATTGTTTGGAAGAATTGGGCACCTCAGCTTAACATACTGAGTCATGACTCAGTGGGTGGGTTCCTGACTCACTGCGGGTGGAGTTCGAGTATAGAAGGACTCATGCTTGGTCATCCACTCATCATGCTGCCGTTCGTCATCGATACAGGGTTGGTTGCTCGGATTCTGGAGGAAAAACAGGTGGGCATAGAAATACCAAGAAATCCGGTAGATGGATCGTACACGAGAGACTCAGTGGCCAAATCGGTGAGGTTGATCATGGAAGAAGATGAAGGAAAATTCTACAGGGACAAAGCTAAAGAAATTAGCGCAGTATTTGGAGATCGAGAGCTGCATGACGGCTACGTACAGAGGTTCGTAGATTACTTGGAAAAGAACGTACGCAAACCCACATGAGAAGAATTAGTACTATCTTGTAAAATTTGGCACTAGTATTATTGTACAATAATCAGTGCACTAGTATCCATTGTGCAATTTAATTTTTCTGGTTGCATTCTTAATCTACAAGCATATAACTTTAATTAATTATGTTGACTGAATCACTATAATGTATTGCTGCCTTAAAACTGAAGGGGCTTTTGATATTCAACTTTCAACAACACAATAATGACTCCAGATAATCTGCTGCTCCATGCAGCAGCTGTCCCAGTGCaagtattaaaagaaaaaaaattaaataaaagatacACAGGTCGCCTTCAAATTTGTTCATTTGAATCATTCCTTTGGCTAAATGAATCACGAAAGCAAACGCCCATTAAATCCTGGGGAATAAGATACAAGAACAACTTACCGCGGAACACACTGATTTTTCCATCAGACAACTTCAGATCTTTCTAGTGTCATGAAAAGATTCTCAATAAACAATTGCTGACAATCTAgcagaagaaaacaagaaaagaaattgttAATATATGTCAACATCGACCACCAACTTCAGATCTTTCTAGTGTCAGTAAATGTAATACATACCCAATAATCGACCACCAACATCTAATAAATGTCAACAAATTATTGTGCTAAGATGTCATCAAACAGTGAGGCGTGATTCATGCTGTCTACAACTATGCAATACCATAAAACTCTTTGAGGAAAAGGAACTTAAACAATACCCCAAGTTGAAATCTCTGTCTTCCTAAAGCCCTGAATTTGTCCATGGCCAACGAGTCCAAGTTGCACTTAGTGATGTTGCCTTGGCTGGCCTTTGGGCATTTCATCCCATTTTTAGAACTCTCTAAATTCATTGCTCAAAGGGGTCACAGAGTCCCCTTCATATCCACCCCTAGAAACATCGCACCCCTCCCAAAAATCCCTCCACATCTTGTTTCTTCCATCACCTTTGTTAAAATACCACTGCCCCAAGTTGAAGGACTACCAAAAAATGCAGAGGCCACCATGGACATCCACACAGATCAAATGTCTCTATTAAAGAAAGCCTATGATGGGCTTGAACCTGAACTGACTCGATTCTTGGAGAATTCACTTCCTGACTGGATCGTTCATGATTTTGCCTCGCATTGGGTACTACCAGTTTCAGCTAAGCTAGGAATTTTGAAATCCTTCTTTTGTATTGTCAGCGCCTGGTGTTTGGGCTTTCTTGGACCATCAGACATGTTGATTAATGGCACAGATCCAAGAAGCAAGGCTGAAGACTTCATGGTCCCGCCAAAGTGGGTAGCTTTTCAGACAAAAGTGGTTTACAAGATCCATGAAACTGATTCCGTTCTGCGAATTGCTAATCCCAACGTTTCAGGTGCCTCGGATGCATACCGAGTTGGAATGGTGACCAGGGATTCAGACGTTGTTATTGCAAGACACTCCTACGAGTTTGAAGGCGACTGCTTGAAGCTGCTAAATGAGATACATCCCACTCCAGTGATGCCTCTGGGATTAGTGCCACCCCAttccaaattgacaacaaaatAGATGATGAGATGAATGATGAAGCTTGGTTTCCAATCAAAGAATGGCTCAATGGTCAAAACAGAGCCTCAGTAGTTTATGTAGCATTAGGGAGCGAGGTGCCACCCAGTCAAACAGATATCAGCGAGCTGGCTCTTGGGCTAGAGCTATCAGGGGTGCCTTTCTTTTGGGTTCTGAGGAAGCCACCCGGCTTCAGTGAATCTGAATCAGTTCAGTTGCCTGAAAAGTTCGAAGAGAGAGTACAGGGAAGGGGAATGGTATGGAAAGGTTGGGTGCCACAGTTGAAGATACTGAGTCATGAATCCATTGGCGGGTTCTTGACTCACTGCGGTTGGGGTTCCACTATAGAGGGACTCGCATATGGTCATCCACTTATTGTGTTACCCTTTCTGCTGGATCAAGGGTTAAATGCTAGGGTTCTATAGGACAAGCGGTTGGGAACAGAAGTGGCAAGAAATGAACAGGATGGGTCATACATGAGAAACTCGGTGGCCCAGACAATTAGATCGATCATGGTTGAAGAAGAGGGAAAGATAATCAGAGACAGGGCAAAAGAAATGAGCGGAGTAGTAGGAAACAAAGAACTACATGATGCTTACATAAACAAATTTCTTGAGCTTTTGGAGGATACTCAACACAAACCCAAGAACTAATTCCGACTGTTAGTTTTTTACAACAAATTTGATCAACTTGCGCCCCTCCCACAATATGTTTATCATTagttaattatttttctttttaatttttctttatgaaAGTGCCATGTAGTAATTCAACTCTTCGTTTCTTTATATTAGCATGCCGCCTATTAATATAAAATTAGTGTCTGGTATAACTTTTAAACATCAAATAACGaattccccttaatttctttttgtaaaaatGTCCTACGGTGATCCAACTCTTACTTTCCTAATATTAACAATCACAAGTATATCACTTTAATTTAGTGTATGGTATGATTACTTTAACTTTTAAATAGCAACTAAGAAAATACTAATTTTTTCTAGATATTAATTATTAGAACTTTGAAGTAGCAACTAAAAAAAACACTACACCAATAGGAAACAAAAGACAAATATCTTCATAGCACAACAGCCCACACCCAGAATCAATAAGTATTAGCACAATAATTTCATCTGTAAAATCTTTTTACAAAATTGGCATTCTACAACAAACACTAATATTTATGTAGGATTATGCTATAGAACTAAAAGAGTAGGAAAACTTATCAAAGAATGGTACCTTTACATCTGTACAAGAAGGTATTTAACTGAATTATCCTATGAGGCATGCAAAGTTAACTCATTTTCCTTGAAATCAGGCTTCAGTGCGGTATCCCTACCCATCAATTCTTGGAATCCTTTAATCTTTACAGGAGGAGGCCTGACCAAGCAGCTGGGAATAGAATTGTGCAGAAGTGAGTATAAAATGGGTCATACACAAGAAACTCGGTGGCCCAGACAGTTAGGTTGATCACTGTTGAAGACAAGGGAAAGATATTCAGAAACAAAGCAAAAGAAATGAGTGTGGTTGGAAACAAAGAGCCACATGATACTTAAGTCAACAAGTTTCTTGAGTTTATGGAGGATAATCAACACAATCCGAGATCTGATCTTGACATGCACCACAGTCACAGATTCTCTACTCCACACTGCAGGTGTTCTGGATCTTCTAAATATTTTTCCTTTATAAATTCATCTATCCTAAGAGCAAAACATTAAAATGTCACTATCAATAAGTAATTGCAAGCTACTTATCACAAAAAGTTACAGGCTATCCCAAAAGTCAAACGTAACAGGCATTAGTCCAAGTGCACAGTTCATTGTCAGCATCGCAACTGTACAGCTCAAGATTGTCATTGTACCTCAGGTTGGTCGTAAATGTATTgctatatatattatatattatccTGGCATTCCTGATCCAATACTGTTTTTCCCTAACATAGGGTAAAGGTTGCCAATTTCCAAAATAAATTTGAGATTATATTGAAAACAGAAGGGTCAAGTATTAAGCAAGTAAACATCACTAAGAAACCCATATTCAGTTAAAACAATGCCTCTCATATTGACATGTAAAGGGCTGTCAACAGGGCCCGGTTAGCCCAAGCCCGGCCCATTTAGCCTGCAAAAGCCCAATGAGCCTTGTTTTTAATAGGGCTGGGAAGAGCTTGGTCATAATAGGCCCAAATTATATGTGAGCCAAACTTGAACCTCATTAGCCTCAAGCCCGATTGAGGCCCAGCCCATTcatatgtataattataattttatatatataaatatatatattaattgcATATTGAATAATATAtacaatttataaatatacatattataacattaaaatattaataatttacatacaaatttataataatttataaacattaatatattatatataattatgtaatTAATTATGAACTTGAACCCAAAGCTCATATTAAATGATGATCTGAGCCCGAGCTTGAGCTTTCTAGCCTAGGCCTGAGCCCAAAAGCCCCATTTATTTTTTGAGCTGAGCTTGGGCATGCCAAAGCCTGCTCATGGAGCCTGATTGCACCCCGAGAGTATAACCCACAACTCAATACGAGTTTAAAGCTTTGGCTTATATAATACAATGTGCCTATATGGCAACAGAAGCTGTCACACACCTCTTTTGATAAATGCAGAAGCTATCACCCAATGGTTGATTTGAAAACAATCTGAGAATTAATTTAGAGGTCACTTCAAGGTATATCTTTTCACAATATCTTCCCATTAGCATTTTGAGAACCAAGTACAGTAAGACAAAAACAAATGAAGCAAGCACACGAGTACACAAACGACGAATAGCAGCAGACTCCACACAACACTACATATACTTTTTCaaaagtgaaaacaagaaaaacaaataatAGATTCTTTCCGGGTGATACATTCTCTGCCATGAATCAAAAGTCAAGTGGGCCACGTATTGAAAGGACATTCCTCTAGAACACTTATTTGTTTTCAATATGCTTCATATGTATCCTACCACTAATGGAGGAAAGCTGAGATTAATTacacaaacaaaaagaaagaaaataataaataacgCTAGTAAATTTTTTGCAGTATTTAATGGGCATAGGCATCTATTACCAACATGACAGAATCAATAAAGTTAGCATaacaatttcattttcaaaactttTTCAGAAATTGTCATTGTGTAACACATGAGATTTAAGTAGAATTTGCACATTggaacttggagagcaagaacACTTCTAAAATAGTACCTTCTATGCCGGAAGGTATTAAACTCAAAGCCATACTATTTGGCCGGTGATGTTAGTTTGTTTTCTTCCGAATCATGTTTAAGTGTAGCATCCCCACCCATCAATTCTTGAAAGCCTTCAACCTTTACAGGAGGAGCCCTAGCCATCCCCATGTTCCTAAAAAGGAAGCACATGTTAGTAGAGATATTGTCACATCCTAGCTAATATTCAACAATCAAAGTTCCTTACGGGGACTGCATTTGAGGAATTTGAGGCGAAGACATGGGCCTGAACTGATTGCTAGTTTGGAAAGATGTCATAGCAGCGATTTGTTGCTGACGAAATGGCTGCAGCTGGGAATGCCGGGAATCGATTGTGGCAAAGGTATTATTGTCCATTGGGAAATCAGATGGATTTTCAACCTTGACTTCCACCATAGGCCTATCCTTGTCCATATTTATATTCATGTTCATACCAGGACGAGGTGTTGACTGCTGTCGTCTTCTCATTCTCTCCCATTGTTGATGCTGCTGAAAAGCCAGATTCTGGGAATTAATCATCTGTTGAAGCTGAGGAAGCATTTGCCTTGGAATCTGTTAGTGGGAAGAATATGTTACTACGTTTACAAGGAGGCTAACAGTAAAACTTGGCAGACTAATTTATTCAGCCAAATTCCTTTACTATTAGACCAAATAAGgagcacaaaataaaaaaaaatgtaaaagatgAGCAAAAAAAGGGCAGACGTACGCCTTTTTTCCACAAATGGCAGTTCTCCTACATGTGCATAGTCATAAATTGCCTTGGAATAAATGTCAGGGACGACAAATACACCTAAGCCAACTACAACTTACTGGCCAATTTCTTATTACTACTGCCTTTTAGAGTttaaagatagtttgaaaactGTAGCAAGACAActtgcatgaaaatttcaccATGGACAGTCCTCTGATCTCCCAGAAAGTTAATTGTAACACTAAAACATGGTGTCATATTCTATACACCTGCTGCGATGGCCGGATGGGTCCTTGGTTCTGTGATTGCAATTGCAACTGATATCCCTGTACTTGTTGCTGAGTCTGCGGTACAGGATTCCTGGTAGCATCCTTCACAAGCTCAGACAGTACCACAAGATTACTGTTGAGGCAACATGGGGGAATGCATTAGAAAtaaacttgaaaagaaaaaatgttgtCGACAAAAATAATTACCATATCAAGCAGATTACTCATTAAGTTCACCGCTCAATCTTTATATGGTTGCTGGCATGGCATCAATATTTGCAAGCTCTTTACCCTAATAATGGATAGAAATCTATGTGCAAATTGGCTACCAAAAGTTTGTTCCCCTGAAAGTTTACACTATCAGATTCTGGATTACCATGCTTCAGGGAGATCTTATATTTCTTGCAAAAATTAGAATGTGATGCATAATTCAGTACGCATAATTGAGCATCATCAGCATTCAGGTATAATCAAGAAACCATTTACACTAACAACTATGAAATTGACAATATAACACTTTGTACAATCTGATGTGACAAGGATTGATGTTCACCTATATCCAGTTGTGTGAAGGAACATCTTTAACAACTCCATGACTGAGCATTGCTTTCTGTAGCTATCAGCAAGTAGCTTTAATGTACGACCTAATTTGCATACATGACTACTTAATAACTGAGACAAAACTTCCAGTGGCACTTCTGAGGAACCTTCAAAACCAACTTTAGATAGGAAACGAGCTATCACTTTCTGTGATAGCTGTGATGCTTGCTCCTGACCCAGAAGTTTCCCACGCCCATCATAACCAATCTTTCCACGATTTTGATTTCCTTTTGGATCCATACTTAGGTATTCTGGTCTGATACCTAGCCTTTCAATCATGATAGGACTCTTGGTAACGATCTGAGGTAAGGTGTCTAGAATCCCATTGAACTCCACTTTTACGTTCAGTGAAACTCTATGTTTCTGCAAGACAGCACTATCTGGAACACAATTCATACTAAACATAGTTTCAGGGAAAAACGGTGCTTCATCATCAAGTGCATTGTTGTCCTCCACTATTGAGGTTAACAGCATGTTTGACCCGCTGTCTAACATGGAATTGCCAACACCAATGTTCTGATCTACCTTGAAAGCAACTCTCTTTCTCTTGTGATTTTCCGCAACCCTAAGATAATTATACATATGTTCAGGAGTCCTTTTTTCTGTTTCCTGATCTCCGAAGGATAGTCTGTATGATTTACTTGCTCTATACTTCTCAAAAAACTGAGCATACCATGTTTCAGGTAATTCATCGAACTTGAACCTTTGTGGCAAAGAACCAATTTCTGATTCAGTGTGCCTCGATCCAACACCAAAAGATGATTTGCTCTGAAAAGAGAAAGAGTAAATAAGTTGGTGAAGTAGtagaaatggagaagaaaattaaattaaaaagacCAATGCATGATGTCAAGTCAAGCATGAAcgagaaaaacttctttttgTGGTAGTgcacgaaaagaaaagaatataaCCTACGAAGGAAAGCACAACTCTAATACACATAGTACAGGAATGATAGAATCTCCTACTACCAGATAGAATGTGATGAGAAGTTTAGAAAGCAGACCTAATTACTAAACTTCATAAGCTCTGGAAATAAATTTCAGCTGAGTTAAAGTAGTGGTGCAACAAAATATGAACGAATTGTCAGCCAAACTTGGTAGAAAGGAGTGCATACAAAATGAACAAATATCCCCGGGGCGTGGCGGGGGCGGGGAAGGCCTCTTGGTACTTCATCATTGAtgatttgaccaagaaaaaaaagatgctCTAACCAGAACAAATTTTTCACATCAGGAAATAACCAACAAATTAATGAGAAcataaagaggaaaagaaagaaagaacaaaaaaagcGAAAAAACTTCTAATGTTTATCGCAGATGTCAGTGCATAACCTTCTTGTttgtgagagagagagttttgacTAAATTCCGACCATTCTATTCCCAAGAAATTACAACTATAATCACCCaattaagtttaaaattagaaTATCATCTAACCCTTCCAACTAAAAAGCACTTTTGATAATGCTAAAGCTCTAAGGTTGGCATTTATAAATTGATACTCAGACATGAGTCTTCAAGAGACATGATAAAAGCTCTTTTTTCCTGACGAGCCATTCTGAACAAACAGTGGCTAAAAAGCTAATTCAAGCTTTGCATTCAGCTTCCATTCAGTTAGGCAATGACATCTCCGAAAAAAAATTAGATGCTTCAGATTTTAGAAGCAATTTTATTCTCTTCTcaacaaaaaataacaaaaacaactcaaccattttcattttacttaacaaaatttaaaactcAAACACCTCTGGCAAATGTGATCATACATCCTCATCATTTGACACCTATTATCCAAGAATTCATGAGAAATTCAACTTAACTAGCAATATCATCCCATAATCTTACATATGGAAATCTATTGACTGGAAAAACGCTCAATCATATTCCTAATTTCATCACTTTGACTTCAAAAATCAACCAAcaattgagaaaaagaaaagaaagaaaacaaaaccgAAATTCTGAAAAGGAAGAGAGTTTATTTAGCAAAATGAAACCTTTGATGCCGTCGCATTTGCAGAAGAAGCAAGAACACTATCCGACCGTTGAGCAGCTTCCTCCAAAGTGAAATACACATCATCACCGTGCAACTGCAAATCTGAGAACAGAAAATAAAATTAGTCAAAACATAACTAGAATACTCAATTCCTTAAAATAATTCTAAACTCAGTAATTGTCCCGTACAATTTGGATTCAGTTTCGAGATTGCATTCGAGGACGATGAAGGTGATAATAACTGAGGATTATTATTAGGAGATCGGAGGAAGAGAGAAATTGAGGCTTTATCGAAAAGGAGAGCTCGTGCTCGGAGCTGGAGGTGTAGCAGCGCCCTAGTTTTAAGCGAATCGACGGCGGTGGTGGCGGAGGACGAGGAGGAGGTTGAGGAGTCGGCGGCATAGTCAGCTCGCATGAAGGCTTCCCAAGCCGAAGGAGAAGCGAGGAAGTGAACGAAGCTGGAGTGGAGGGAGTCGCCGAGCCACGTGCGCCATACGCCGTGGCTCTCCAGCTTCCGAGCTAGCTCGTAGCCTCTGCCGTCGTCTCCCAGCAAAGCCATGTGTGCGTGTCTGTCTGTGTGTGAGGAAGATGGAGAGTGATGACTCGGAAGAGCAATGACGGGTGAATTTTGCGGTCGGGTCAACGATGCGGCGGGTGGGTAACTTGATTCTGATGTTAATCAGAGTATTGCTCCTTTTGGACAAGTTCCCTAGTAAGCCCaagttgaagtttttttttttttggggggggttCTAAAAAAAGgttcgcttttttttttttctttttttccttctgtaaagaaaattttgactggTATAAATGATAATACGATGAGTTCTCGAAATCCAACTTA
This window encodes:
- the LOC113701300 gene encoding putative UDP-rhamnose:rhamnosyltransferase 1; translated protein: MANKSGSLHVVMFPWLAFGHFIPFLELSKFIAQKGHKVSFISTPKNIDRLPKLPPNLASSITFVKIPLPPVDGLPENVEATVDLGGLDVAFLKKAYDGLEPDLTRFLEDSAPDWIIYDFAPYWLPPIAAKLNIARSFFSIVSASTVVFFGPSFDAMINGTDPRSKVEDYIVPPKWIPFESKVAYKLYESKWVVGASNLDGSGASDMYRVGSVIKGADVVLVRHCREFEGQWLNLLENLQQRPVMPLGLMPPKVEKSGLESNESWIAIKKWLDGQGKGSVVYVAFGSEVSMSQLELGELALGLELSGVPFFWALRNPSGLPEGFEDRVEGRGIVWKNWAPQLNILSHDSVGGFLTHCGWSSSIEGLMLGHPLIMLPFVIDTGLVARILEEKQVGIEIPRNPVDGSYTRDSVAKSVRLIMEEDEGKFYRDKAKEISAVFGDRELHDGYVQRFVDYLEKNVRKPT
- the LOC113701298 gene encoding uncharacterized protein, producing MALLGDDGRGYELARKLESHGVWRTWLGDSLHSSFVHFLASPSAWEAFMRADYAADSSTSSSSSATTAVDSLKTRALLHLQLRARALLFDKASISLFLRSPNNNPQLLSPSSSSNAISKLNPNYLQLHGDDVYFTLEEAAQRSDSVLASSANATASKSKSSFGVGSRHTESEIGSLPQRFKFDELPETWYAQFFEKYRASKSYRLSFGDQETEKRTPEHMYNYLRVAENHKRKRVAFKVDQNIGVGNSMLDSGSNMLLTSIVEDNNALDDEAPFFPETMFSMNCVPDSAVLQKHRVSLNVKVEFNGILDTLPQIVTKSPIMIERLGIRPEYLSMDPKGNQNRGKIGYDGRGKLLGQEQASQLSQKVIARFLSKVGFEGSSEVPLEVLSQLLSSHVCKLGRTLKLLADSYRKQCSVMELLKMFLHTTGYSNLVVLSELVKDATRNPVPQTQQQVQGYQLQLQSQNQGPIRPSQQIPRQMLPQLQQMINSQNLAFQQHQQWERMRRRQQSTPRPGMNMNINMDKDRPMVEVKVENPSDFPMDNNTFATIDSRHSQLQPFRQQQIAAMTSFQTSNQFRPMSSPQIPQMQSPNMGMARAPPVKVEGFQELMGGDATLKHDSEENKLTSPAK